In a single window of the Pelagibacterium sp. 26DY04 genome:
- a CDS encoding Gfo/Idh/MocA family oxidoreductase: MTIRVLVAGLGNMGRAHAMAYHNHPGYEIVGLVTRGTAPVPAGMESYPHFTDFTEALAATSPDLASINTYSDTHADYAVAAMEQGAHVFIEKPLATTVADAERVVETAKRLNKKLVVGYILRHHPSWVRLIDETRKLGGPYVFRMNLNQQSAGRFWQTHKTLMETTSPIVDCGVHYVDVMCQITDAKPVQVRGMGVRLSDDIAPNMYNYGHLQVLFDDGSVGWYEAAWGPMISETAFFVKDIMTPKGSVSIVMDEGAKSSDHETHTKTDRIRIHRADLGEKGEFIHEDEMLSMEGEPGHDALCATEQAYVHSAITEDIDLSRHMQDAVQSLRICLAADESVRTGKPVDL; encoded by the coding sequence ATGACCATCCGCGTCCTCGTCGCGGGCCTCGGCAATATGGGCCGGGCCCACGCCATGGCCTATCACAACCACCCCGGCTACGAGATCGTGGGGCTCGTGACCCGCGGCACCGCGCCAGTGCCCGCGGGCATGGAATCCTATCCCCACTTCACCGATTTCACCGAGGCGCTCGCCGCTACCAGCCCTGACCTGGCTTCGATCAACACCTATTCGGATACCCACGCCGACTACGCCGTCGCGGCGATGGAACAGGGCGCGCATGTGTTCATCGAAAAGCCCCTGGCCACCACCGTCGCCGATGCCGAACGGGTCGTCGAAACGGCCAAGCGCCTCAATAAAAAGCTCGTCGTCGGCTACATTCTCCGCCACCACCCCTCATGGGTGCGGCTGATCGACGAGACGCGCAAGCTCGGCGGCCCCTACGTGTTCCGCATGAATTTGAACCAGCAATCGGCCGGTCGCTTCTGGCAGACCCACAAGACGCTGATGGAGACCACCTCCCCCATCGTCGATTGCGGGGTGCATTATGTCGACGTCATGTGCCAGATCACCGACGCCAAGCCCGTCCAGGTGCGCGGCATGGGCGTGCGCCTATCCGACGATATCGCCCCGAACATGTACAATTACGGCCATCTGCAGGTGCTGTTCGATGACGGGTCGGTGGGCTGGTACGAGGCCGCCTGGGGCCCGATGATCTCGGAAACCGCGTTCTTCGTCAAAGACATCATGACGCCGAAAGGCTCGGTTTCGATCGTCATGGACGAGGGCGCGAAATCGTCGGACCACGAAACCCACACCAAGACCGATCGCATCCGCATCCACCGCGCCGATCTGGGGGAAAAGGGCGAATTCATCCACGAGGACGAGATGCTCTCGATGGAAGGCGAGCCGGGCCACGACGCGCTCTGCGCCACCGAACAGGCTTATGTCCACAGCGCCATCACCGAGGATATCGACCTTTCCCGCCACATGCAGGACGCCGTCCAATCCCTGCGCATCTGCCTTGCCGCCGATGAGTCGGTGCGCACGGGCAAGCCGGTGGATCTGTGA
- a CDS encoding carbohydrate ABC transporter permease, with amino-acid sequence MASTARSSLPRAIAAHAVLIAYTLIALFPVFVIVINAFKARRDIFNDPLAFPNAESFSLVGFETVTSQGDFLLYFQNSLIVTVVSLACVLLFGAMAAFALSEYRFRGNPLMGLYLALGIMIPIRLGTVAILQMMVASGLVNTLTALILVYTAQGLPLAIFILSEFMRTVSNDLKNAGRVDGLSEYRIFFTLVLPLVRPAMATVAVFTMIPIWNDLWFPLILAPAEATKTVTLGAQVFIGQFVTNWNAVLAALTLAIVPVLILYLIFSRQLIRGITSGAVK; translated from the coding sequence ATGGCTTCCACCGCCCGCTCCTCGCTGCCGCGCGCGATCGCCGCCCACGCCGTGCTGATCGCTTATACGCTGATCGCGCTGTTTCCGGTGTTCGTCATCGTCATCAACGCCTTCAAGGCCCGGCGCGACATCTTCAACGATCCCCTAGCCTTCCCCAACGCCGAAAGCTTCTCGCTGGTGGGATTTGAGACCGTCACCAGCCAGGGCGATTTCCTGCTCTACTTCCAGAACTCGCTGATCGTCACCGTCGTTTCGCTCGCCTGCGTACTGTTGTTCGGCGCCATGGCCGCGTTTGCCCTTTCCGAATACCGCTTCAGGGGCAACCCGCTGATGGGGCTCTACCTGGCGCTAGGCATCATGATCCCCATTCGCCTGGGCACGGTCGCCATCCTGCAGATGATGGTCGCTTCGGGGCTGGTCAACACATTGACCGCGCTGATCCTGGTCTACACCGCCCAGGGGCTGCCGCTCGCCATCTTCATCCTGTCGGAATTCATGCGAACGGTCTCTAACGATCTCAAAAACGCCGGCCGCGTCGACGGACTTTCCGAATACCGCATCTTTTTCACCCTGGTCCTGCCCCTGGTCCGTCCAGCCATGGCGACGGTTGCGGTCTTTACGATGATCCCGATCTGGAACGATCTCTGGTTCCCCCTGATCCTCGCCCCCGCCGAAGCCACCAAGACAGTGACCCTGGGCGCGCAGGTCTTCATCGGCCAGTTCGTCACCAATTGGAACGCGGTGCTGGCCGCGCTGACCCTCGCCATCGTGCCGGTGCTGATCCTCTATCTCATCTTCTCGCGGCAGCTGATCCGCGGCATCACCTCGGGAGCCGTCAAATGA
- a CDS encoding sugar ABC transporter permease, translated as MAATIEHKPPRRWHIAVFLAPAVLVYTAIMIVPLFSTLFQSLFGPVDGERAFVGLRNFQTLFFDPRWAASFWNALYNNFWFFFIHMVVQNPIGVLLAAILSNPNLRLRGFYRTAIFIPTILSFVIVGFAWQLILSPLWGIAPNMLDAIGLRFLFAPWLGQEGAALTTLALVSVWQFVGIPMMLIYAALLSIPDEVIEAAEIDGVTGAKQFFKIQLPLILPTIGIISILTFVGNFNAFDLIYVTQGAQAGPNFSTDILGTLLYRTFFGFQLQQGDVNMGSTIATMMFLIILVGVCIYLFGIQTRMRRYQF; from the coding sequence ATGGCGGCAACCATCGAGCACAAGCCCCCGCGCCGCTGGCACATCGCGGTGTTTCTGGCGCCCGCGGTGCTCGTCTACACCGCCATCATGATCGTCCCGCTGTTCTCGACCCTTTTCCAATCGCTCTTCGGCCCGGTCGACGGCGAGCGCGCCTTCGTGGGCCTCAGAAATTTCCAGACCCTGTTCTTCGATCCGCGCTGGGCCGCTTCGTTCTGGAACGCGCTCTACAACAATTTCTGGTTCTTCTTTATCCACATGGTTGTGCAGAACCCCATCGGCGTCCTTCTGGCCGCCATCCTTTCCAATCCCAATCTGCGCCTGAGGGGTTTCTACCGCACCGCCATCTTCATCCCCACCATCCTCTCCTTCGTGATCGTGGGCTTTGCCTGGCAGTTGATCCTCTCCCCGCTCTGGGGCATCGCCCCCAACATGCTCGACGCCATCGGCCTGCGCTTCCTCTTTGCCCCCTGGCTGGGCCAGGAAGGCGCGGCGCTCACCACCCTCGCACTCGTCTCGGTCTGGCAGTTCGTGGGCATCCCCATGATGCTGATCTATGCGGCCCTGCTCTCGATCCCCGACGAGGTGATCGAAGCGGCCGAGATCGATGGCGTCACCGGCGCCAAACAGTTCTTCAAGATCCAGCTTCCGCTGATCCTGCCCACCATTGGCATCATCTCGATTCTCACCTTCGTGGGCAATTTCAACGCCTTTGACCTCATCTACGTGACGCAAGGCGCCCAGGCCGGCCCCAATTTCTCCACCGACATATTGGGGACGCTGCTCTACCGCACCTTCTTCGGCTTCCAGCTCCAGCAGGGCGACGTCAATATGGGCTCGACCATCGCCACCATGATGTTCCTGATCATCCTGGTCGGGGTCTGCATCTATCTCTTCGGCATCCAGACCCGCATGCGGAGGTATCAGTTCTGA
- a CDS encoding ABC transporter substrate-binding protein, translating to MISKSKLLSGSAGVVLALAATPLLAQETTLVIESWRNDDLTIWQQTLIPAFEAAHPEINVEFQPTAPTEYNAALNAKLEAGSAGDIITCRPFDASLALFQEDHLADLTDLEGMANFSDVAKSAWSTDDGSQTFCVPMASVIHGFIYNADAFAELGLEEPTTEEEFFAVLDAIQEDGTYIPLAIGAVDQWEAASMGYHNIGPAYWAGEEGRQALIAGEAKFTDEEWVEPLEVLARWGEYAGEGYQAQTYPDSQNLFTLGRAAIFPAGSWEIALFEEQADFAMGAFPPPVPAEGDTCYISDHTDIGIGLNAASPNAEAGRTFLNWVASAEFAELYSNALPGFFALSNEPVTLENELANEFVSWRENCESTIRPTYQILSRGTPNLENDNWLHAANVLAGTETPADAAAAIQEGLDSWYTPGMYEE from the coding sequence ATGATTTCGAAATCGAAGCTGCTCAGCGGCAGTGCCGGGGTCGTTCTTGCGCTCGCGGCCACGCCGCTCCTGGCGCAGGAAACCACCCTCGTCATCGAAAGCTGGCGCAATGACGATCTGACCATCTGGCAACAGACCCTGATCCCGGCCTTCGAGGCCGCCCATCCCGAGATCAACGTCGAATTCCAGCCCACCGCGCCCACCGAATACAATGCGGCGCTCAACGCCAAGCTCGAAGCGGGCTCGGCCGGCGACATCATCACCTGCCGCCCCTTCGATGCCTCGCTGGCCCTGTTCCAGGAAGACCATCTGGCCGATCTTACCGACCTCGAAGGCATGGCCAATTTCTCCGACGTCGCCAAATCGGCCTGGTCAACCGACGATGGCAGCCAGACCTTCTGCGTTCCCATGGCCTCGGTGATCCATGGCTTCATCTACAACGCCGACGCCTTCGCCGAACTGGGCCTCGAAGAGCCCACCACCGAGGAAGAATTCTTCGCCGTGCTCGACGCCATCCAGGAGGACGGCACCTATATCCCGCTCGCCATCGGCGCCGTCGATCAGTGGGAAGCGGCCTCCATGGGCTATCACAATATCGGCCCGGCCTATTGGGCGGGCGAAGAAGGCCGCCAGGCGCTGATCGCCGGCGAGGCCAAGTTCACCGATGAGGAGTGGGTCGAGCCGCTCGAAGTCCTCGCCCGCTGGGGCGAATATGCCGGCGAGGGCTACCAGGCCCAGACCTATCCCGACAGCCAGAACCTGTTCACGCTCGGCCGCGCCGCCATCTTCCCGGCCGGCTCGTGGGAGATCGCGCTGTTCGAGGAACAGGCCGATTTCGCCATGGGCGCCTTCCCCCCGCCGGTCCCGGCCGAGGGTGACACCTGCTACATCTCGGACCACACCGATATCGGCATCGGCCTGAACGCCGCCAGCCCCAACGCCGAAGCGGGCCGCACCTTCCTCAACTGGGTGGCTTCGGCCGAATTCGCCGAGCTTTATTCCAACGCGCTCCCCGGCTTCTTCGCGCTTTCCAACGAACCGGTGACGCTGGAAAACGAGCTTGCCAACGAGTTCGTCTCCTGGCGCGAAAATTGTGAATCGACCATCCGGCCGACCTACCAGATCCTCTCGCGCGGCACGCCGAACCTCGAGAACGACAACTGGCTGCACGCCGCCAACGTACTCGCCGGCACCGAAACCCCTGCCGACGCCGCCGCGGCGATCCAGGAAGGTCTCGATAGCTGGTATACGCCGGGTATGTACGAAGAGTAG
- a CDS encoding N-acetylmuramic acid 6-phosphate etherase, whose amino-acid sequence MSALASTEAADPRYAGLDAWEDEAILSALLDGQKRGLDAVTTVIPDIARAAELAVAALRAGGRLVYLGAGSPGLIALSDALEIPQTYGIARDRIVILMAGGQAMTEELLGGPEDDTEAGAADIAQAGVGPNDFVICLSASGTTRYTVAGLAAAKAAGAKTAGIAGNANTPLLDQADVAILLSTGAEVISGSTRMAAGTAQKATLNMLSTLIGVRMGHIHDNLMVNVTADNAKLVLRATGIVARVAGVDPDVAADALRAANNEVKPAILLAAGAKNPAEARDLLLRSGGVVRAALALMGQA is encoded by the coding sequence ATGAGCGCGCTTGCGTCCACGGAAGCCGCCGATCCGCGCTATGCCGGGCTCGATGCCTGGGAGGATGAAGCAATCCTCTCGGCCCTGCTCGACGGCCAGAAGCGTGGCCTCGACGCCGTCACCACCGTTATTCCCGACATCGCCAGGGCGGCCGAACTCGCCGTCGCCGCGCTCAGGGCCGGCGGGCGCCTCGTCTATCTCGGCGCCGGCAGCCCCGGCCTCATCGCCCTATCGGACGCACTCGAAATCCCCCAGACCTATGGCATCGCTCGCGATCGTATCGTGATCCTCATGGCCGGCGGCCAGGCGATGACCGAAGAACTGCTCGGCGGGCCCGAAGACGACACCGAAGCGGGTGCAGCCGATATCGCCCAGGCCGGCGTCGGCCCCAATGATTTCGTCATCTGCCTGTCAGCCAGCGGCACCACGCGCTACACGGTCGCCGGCCTTGCCGCCGCCAAGGCCGCCGGCGCCAAAACGGCCGGCATCGCCGGCAACGCCAATACCCCGCTCCTTGACCAGGCCGATGTCGCCATTCTTCTTTCCACCGGCGCGGAAGTGATTTCCGGCTCCACGCGCATGGCGGCGGGCACGGCGCAAAAAGCCACCCTCAACATGCTCTCCACCCTGATCGGGGTGCGCATGGGGCATATCCACGACAATCTCATGGTCAACGTCACCGCCGACAACGCCAAGCTCGTCCTGCGCGCCACCGGCATCGTCGCGCGCGTCGCCGGCGTCGATCCAGATGTCGCCGCAGACGCGCTGCGCGCCGCCAACAATGAAGTCAAACCCGCGATCCTTCTGGCCGCGGGCGCCAAGAATCCGGCCGAGGCGCGGGACCTGCTCTTGCGATCGGGCGGTGTCGTGCGCGCGGCGCTGGCCCTTATGGGCCAGGCCTAG
- a CDS encoding GntR family transcriptional regulator: MTLSIEDIFRQTAAAPGGGPLYLKLRRSIEDAVRSGLINPGDALPSERDIAATADVSRVTVRKAVQNLVADGILIQRHGSGTFVAPRIERVEQPLSSLTSFTEDMARRGRTMTNQWLDRGLYDPSPQEAVVLGLGAGEKVARVNRLRMADGNPLAIERASLAASILPDPDGIRASLYAHLEKTGNRPVRAIQRIAAVNLGGQDADLLDVAAGAASLKIERTSYLASGRIVEFTRSIYRGDAYDFVAELRI; this comes from the coding sequence ATGACTCTGAGCATCGAGGACATTTTCCGGCAGACCGCCGCAGCGCCGGGCGGCGGGCCGCTCTATCTCAAATTGCGCCGTTCGATCGAGGATGCGGTCAGATCCGGGCTCATCAATCCCGGCGACGCGCTGCCTTCGGAGCGCGATATCGCCGCGACCGCCGACGTTTCTCGGGTGACGGTGCGCAAGGCGGTGCAGAACCTGGTGGCCGACGGGATTCTGATCCAGCGCCATGGCTCGGGAACCTTCGTTGCCCCGCGCATCGAACGCGTCGAGCAGCCGCTTTCCAGCCTCACCTCGTTCACCGAGGACATGGCGCGGCGGGGCCGGACGATGACCAATCAATGGCTCGACCGTGGGCTTTACGATCCCTCCCCGCAGGAAGCTGTGGTGCTGGGCCTGGGGGCCGGAGAGAAGGTGGCGCGGGTCAACCGGCTGCGCATGGCCGACGGCAATCCGCTGGCCATCGAGCGCGCTTCGCTCGCCGCCTCGATTCTGCCCGACCCCGACGGCATCAGGGCCTCGCTTTACGCGCATCTGGAAAAGACCGGCAATCGCCCGGTGCGCGCCATCCAGCGCATCGCCGCGGTCAATCTCGGAGGCCAGGACGCCGATCTGCTCGATGTAGCGGCAGGGGCGGCCAGCCTCAAGATCGAGCGCACCTCTTACCTGGCTTCGGGGCGGATCGTCGAATTCACCCGCTCCATCTATCGCGGCGACGCCTACGACTTTGTCGCCGAACTGCGTATCTAA
- a CDS encoding SIS domain-containing protein — MTQTTHMKREVAEIPKAVERLLTDGRGALDAAARALKSADPNVIVTVARGSSDHAATYFKYACELATGVPVASVGPSVASIYGVDLKLDRAGAIGISQSGKSPDIVAMLSSARRSGATAIAITNSVDSPMAEAANHVVDICAGAEHSVAATKTFVTSAVAGLAIVAGWSGDERLIRVLDALPEALDNALSCDWSALVEATADVSSLYVLGRGPGAAIASEAALKFKETSGLHAEAYSTAEVLHGPAAIVERGFPVLALSVADKARPSILETCSRLAQQGGTVFVTDPEPGAGTALPVARTGHPLTDPIALVVSFYGFIEALARKRGFNPDEPPHLRKVTATL; from the coding sequence ATGACTCAGACCACCCATATGAAGCGCGAAGTGGCCGAGATTCCCAAGGCCGTCGAACGGCTCCTGACCGACGGACGCGGCGCGCTCGATGCGGCGGCGCGGGCGCTCAAATCCGCCGATCCCAATGTGATCGTGACCGTGGCGCGCGGGTCTTCCGACCACGCAGCGACCTATTTCAAATATGCGTGCGAGCTGGCGACGGGGGTGCCGGTGGCTTCGGTCGGGCCCTCGGTTGCATCGATCTACGGGGTCGATCTCAAGCTGGATCGGGCCGGAGCTATTGGGATTTCCCAATCGGGGAAAAGCCCCGATATCGTCGCCATGCTCTCGAGCGCCCGGCGCTCGGGGGCGACGGCGATCGCCATCACCAATTCGGTGGACTCGCCCATGGCCGAAGCGGCCAATCACGTCGTCGACATCTGCGCGGGGGCGGAACATTCGGTGGCCGCGACCAAGACCTTCGTCACCTCGGCGGTGGCGGGGCTGGCGATCGTTGCCGGCTGGAGCGGGGACGAGCGGCTGATCCGGGTGCTCGATGCCTTGCCCGAGGCGCTGGACAACGCGCTCTCATGCGATTGGTCGGCGCTGGTGGAGGCGACGGCGGACGTCAGCTCCCTCTATGTGCTCGGGCGCGGGCCGGGCGCGGCGATCGCCAGTGAAGCGGCCCTGAAGTTCAAGGAAACCTCGGGGCTCCATGCAGAAGCCTATTCGACCGCCGAAGTACTGCACGGGCCGGCCGCGATCGTCGAGCGCGGTTTTCCGGTTCTGGCGCTCTCGGTCGCCGACAAGGCGCGGCCCTCGATCCTCGAAACCTGTTCGCGGCTGGCGCAGCAGGGGGGCACCGTGTTCGTGACCGATCCCGAACCGGGGGCCGGGACCGCGCTGCCGGTGGCCCGTACCGGGCACCCGCTGACCGATCCGATCGCGCTGGTGGTTTCCTTCTATGGCTTCATCGAAGCCTTGGCGCGCAAGCGCGGCTTCAACCCCGACGAGCCTCCCCATCTGCGCAAAGTGACGGCCACCCTATGA
- the nagA gene encoding N-acetylglucosamine-6-phosphate deacetylase, translated as MTTISISGAPIFDGETWHEGRALLAADGVVSGIVPLEDVPADAERIELAGGMLVPGFVDLQVNGAGGVLFNEDRTVEGLERLCAANFQFGTTALLPTLVTDTREVTREALDAGIAAHAAGVKGFAGLHIEGPHLSVARKGAHNPDYIRPMEEADLAALLDTRAKMPALLTTVAVESVAPDQIARLAAGGVTVSLGHSDTGHAGAVAAFDAGASMVTHLFNAMSQLGNREPGLVGAALSQGVWAGLIADGIHVDPASIGVALRAKTGPGRIFLVTDAMSPMGTDMDGFTLNDRRIVRADGALRLADGTLAGADLTMIEAVRYMYRTLGLSLDEVLRMASHYPAQAIDAGAMGHLGAGAAASMVHLSDGVEVAGVWVKGERVVG; from the coding sequence ATGACGACAATATCGATTTCCGGCGCGCCGATCTTCGATGGCGAGACCTGGCACGAGGGGCGGGCGCTGCTTGCCGCCGATGGCGTCGTGAGCGGTATCGTGCCGCTGGAGGATGTTCCCGCCGATGCCGAACGGATCGAATTGGCCGGGGGCATGCTGGTGCCCGGCTTTGTCGACCTGCAGGTGAATGGCGCGGGTGGGGTGCTGTTCAATGAGGACCGTACGGTCGAAGGGCTGGAGCGGCTTTGCGCGGCCAATTTCCAGTTCGGCACCACGGCGCTGTTGCCGACGCTGGTGACCGATACGCGGGAAGTGACGCGCGAGGCGCTCGATGCGGGTATCGCGGCCCATGCGGCGGGCGTCAAAGGTTTTGCCGGGCTCCATATCGAGGGGCCGCATCTTTCCGTGGCGCGCAAGGGTGCGCACAATCCCGATTATATCCGGCCCATGGAGGAGGCCGATCTCGCGGCCCTGCTCGACACGCGGGCGAAAATGCCGGCCCTGCTCACCACCGTGGCCGTGGAATCGGTTGCGCCCGATCAGATTGCCCGGCTCGCGGCAGGGGGGGTGACGGTTTCGCTGGGTCATTCCGATACCGGACACGCGGGCGCGGTGGCCGCATTTGATGCGGGCGCTTCGATGGTGACGCATCTGTTCAACGCCATGAGCCAGTTGGGCAATCGCGAGCCGGGGCTGGTGGGGGCGGCGCTCAGCCAGGGCGTCTGGGCCGGGCTGATCGCCGACGGCATCCATGTCGATCCGGCAAGCATCGGGGTGGCGCTGCGGGCCAAGACCGGGCCGGGCAGGATCTTCCTTGTGACCGACGCCATGTCGCCCATGGGGACCGATATGGACGGATTTACTCTTAACGACCGCCGGATCGTACGGGCCGATGGAGCCTTGCGGCTGGCCGATGGGACATTGGCGGGGGCCGATCTCACCATGATCGAGGCGGTGCGGTATATGTACCGCACTCTGGGATTGTCGCTCGACGAAGTGCTCAGGATGGCATCGCATTATCCGGCGCAGGCGATAGACGCCGGCGCGATGGGGCATCTGGGCGCCGGCGCAGCGGCGTCGATGGTGCACCTGTCCGATGGGGTGGAGGTGGCAGGTGTTTGGGTGAAGGGCGAGAGGGTGGTGGGGTAG
- a CDS encoding Rrf2 family transcriptional regulator, giving the protein MISQKARYALRALVALTRAGEGESLMISEIAADQDIPKKFLEQILLELKRNGIVMSKRGKSGGYLLLKAPGQISFGEVLRIIDGPIAPLPCLSKIAYRRCIDCKSEADCEIRHVFSKVTDATRAVLDRTTLADAVGEMDVLDRAVSA; this is encoded by the coding sequence ATGATCTCGCAGAAAGCCCGCTACGCGTTGCGTGCGCTTGTGGCGCTCACTCGCGCCGGCGAGGGCGAAAGCCTTATGATCTCGGAAATCGCCGCCGATCAGGACATCCCGAAAAAATTCCTCGAACAGATCCTGCTCGAACTCAAGCGCAACGGCATCGTCATGTCCAAGCGCGGCAAGTCGGGCGGCTATCTGCTGCTCAAGGCCCCCGGCCAGATCAGCTTCGGGGAGGTGTTGCGCATCATCGACGGCCCCATCGCCCCGCTCCCATGCCTTTCGAAAATTGCTTATCGCCGCTGCATCGATTGCAAGAGCGAGGCCGATTGCGAAATCCGCCACGTCTTCTCCAAGGTCACCGACGCCACGCGCGCCGTCCTCGACCGCACGACCCTCGCCGACGCCGTCGGCGAGATGGACGTGCTGGACCGGGCAGTGAGTGCGTGA
- a CDS encoding VOC family protein, which yields MARATGIGGVFFRAGDIEALARWYETHLGVTGFWEQEAGMTVFAPFRRDTDYFPPDKQWMINFRVDDLTALMDELAAAGIAIETRAEWDTPETGRFARIHDPDGNPIELWEPPAG from the coding sequence ATGGCGCGGGCGACGGGAATTGGAGGCGTGTTCTTTCGCGCCGGCGACATCGAGGCGCTGGCCAGATGGTATGAAACCCATCTGGGCGTCACGGGCTTTTGGGAGCAGGAGGCGGGAATGACCGTTTTTGCCCCATTCCGGCGGGACACCGATTATTTCCCGCCGGACAAGCAGTGGATGATCAATTTCCGCGTCGACGATCTCACAGCGCTCATGGACGAGCTTGCCGCGGCCGGCATCGCCATCGAGACGCGGGCCGAGTGGGATACGCCCGAGACCGGGCGCTTTGCGCGCATCCATGATCCGGACGGCAATCCGATCGAGCTTTGGGAGCCGCCGGCGGGGTGA
- a CDS encoding aldo/keto reductase yields MPLRRLGQTSISIEPLVLGGNVFGWTLDEAQSFAVLDAYAGEGFTMIDTADSYSKWVPGNPGGVSETIIGNWLKSRGDRHKMAIATKVGTRLDRDEKDLSAAYVEQACEASLRRLGVDHIDLYFAHWPDPEVTHEETLRAFEKLIESGKVGHIGCSNYDAPLLSAALEVSASESLPRYQVLENEYNLYSRESFESEVQELVLAEKIGVIVYYGLASGFLTGKYRSKADFDKSQRGGAMGKYLNEKGFAILAAMDKVAGETGASHAEIALAWLAAQPGVTAPIASATSVEQVESLARGARLELTADQIQALSAAGR; encoded by the coding sequence ATGCCCCTCCGCCGCCTCGGCCAAACGTCCATTTCCATCGAACCGCTGGTTCTGGGCGGCAATGTCTTCGGCTGGACGCTGGATGAAGCGCAGAGCTTTGCGGTGCTCGACGCCTATGCCGGGGAGGGTTTCACAATGATCGACACCGCCGATTCCTATTCCAAATGGGTGCCGGGCAATCCGGGCGGCGTCTCGGAAACCATCATCGGCAATTGGCTCAAATCACGCGGCGACCGCCACAAGATGGCCATCGCCACCAAGGTCGGCACACGTCTCGACCGGGACGAAAAGGATCTTTCGGCCGCCTATGTCGAACAGGCCTGCGAAGCCTCGCTGCGCCGGCTCGGCGTCGATCACATCGATCTCTATTTCGCCCATTGGCCCGACCCCGAGGTCACCCATGAAGAAACGCTGCGCGCCTTCGAAAAGCTGATCGAGAGCGGCAAGGTCGGCCATATCGGCTGCTCGAACTACGATGCGCCCCTGCTCTCGGCGGCGCTCGAGGTCTCGGCCAGCGAAAGCCTGCCGCGCTATCAGGTGCTGGAAAACGAATACAATCTCTATTCGCGCGAGAGCTTCGAGAGCGAGGTGCAGGAGCTGGTGCTGGCCGAAAAGATCGGAGTGATCGTCTATTACGGCCTCGCCTCGGGGTTCCTCACCGGCAAATACCGCAGCAAGGCCGATTTCGACAAATCCCAGCGCGGTGGCGCCATGGGCAAATATCTCAACGAGAAGGGCTTTGCCATCCTCGCCGCCATGGACAAGGTGGCCGGGGAGACCGGCGCCAGCCATGCGGAAATCGCACTGGCTTGGCTCGCCGCCCAGCCTGGCGTCACGGCCCCCATCGCCTCGGCGACTTCGGTCGAGCAGGTGGAAAGCCTCGCCCGCGGCGCCCGGCTCGAGCTCACCGCCGACCAGATCCAAGCACTCTCCGCCGCCGGCCGCTAG
- a CDS encoding winged helix-turn-helix domain-containing protein, with protein MKEGPDITHAAALIGEPARANMLVALMSGKALTATELASEAGITLQTASAHLGKLREGGMLVMRRQGRHRYFALASSDVASALETLMGLAARSGHLRTRTGPADTALRTARVCYNHLAGDLGVQMFESLRARQVLELSADGLGVSPQGVSFLEAFGIDLGALGRARGALCRECLDWSERRSHLAGSLGRALFSRIETLGWARRDAKSRAVLFTPEGLEHFHSTFPPRRD; from the coding sequence ATGAAGGAAGGTCCCGACATCACCCATGCCGCAGCGCTCATCGGGGAACCGGCCCGCGCCAACATGCTGGTCGCCCTGATGAGCGGCAAGGCGCTGACCGCAACCGAGCTCGCCTCGGAAGCGGGCATCACACTGCAAACCGCCAGCGCCCATCTGGGCAAGCTGCGCGAGGGCGGCATGCTGGTCATGCGCCGCCAAGGCCGGCATCGCTACTTCGCCCTGGCCAGTTCCGATGTGGCGAGCGCGCTCGAAACGCTCATGGGCCTTGCCGCCCGCTCCGGCCATCTGCGCACCCGCACCGGCCCTGCCGACACCGCCCTGCGCACCGCGCGGGTCTGCTACAACCATCTGGCCGGCGATCTGGGCGTGCAGATGTTCGAAAGCCTTCGCGCCCGGCAGGTGCTCGAACTCTCCGCCGATGGTTTGGGCGTCTCGCCACAAGGGGTTTCGTTCCTTGAAGCCTTCGGCATCGATCTTGGCGCGCTCGGTCGCGCGCGCGGCGCGCTTTGCCGCGAATGCCTCGACTGGAGCGAGCGCCGCTCGCATCTGGCCGGCAGCCTTGGCCGCGCGCTGTTTTCCCGCATCGAAACCCTGGGCTGGGCCCGGCGCGACGCCAAAAGCCGCGCCGTGCTGTTTACCCCCGAGGGGCTCGAACATTTCCATTCCACCTTTCCGCCGCGCCGGGATTGA